From Corvus moneduloides isolate bCorMon1 chromosome 2, bCorMon1.pri, whole genome shotgun sequence, one genomic window encodes:
- the SKA3 gene encoding spindle and kinetochore-associated protein 3 isoform X3 yields the protein MDVTRGFFGKLRDLALTVEKDVKQLERAMLREDVDYEDESPTTVLHDLHCEIKTQKEDISASLDSSCSEKKAIRDFMKASEILMQRNSADLGKIRELFQKYGYKPHVKDSTEEEEEEEEVNRESAMSVQNKSDEEKANDVPHLSACTEKPLLPKDPLHNLQLSDFGLSQYAFSRPWSAVKAQHTTSAHQQKPKNETPLNLRTPRALPKTPKCKLKMDDYECVTPKLEHFGISEHTMCMNEDYTMSLIHKTSQTIKKLVKGDDNGGNLPEMTVREIMVTPASKSSTRAENAADWMASPMVFVFCTPDVKVSCKTNSTVSSRSPETKEQPFPSHAATPQCPDFQTRWLKAEAKQQVKPGGKIESMTKKDAKDTQYKEDRIPFAGRSDENLKHFGDSSPPKLKHYDQLLNTPPPPEITRIPDDVLKILSQYNHKVDSSKAKEMETKAGNTTRYESDSTDYCNKENSNLKLSFCPCECWIRCKGRARTGSHLLAVPALRKD from the exons ATGGACGTGACCAGGGGCTTCTTCGGCAAGCTGCGGGACCTGGCCCTCACGGTGGAGAAGGATGTGAAGCAGCTGGAGCGGGCCATGCTCCGGGAGGACGTGG ACTACGAAGATGAATCTCCAACAACAGTCTTGCATGACCTCCACTGTGAAATCAAGACTCAGAAG GAAGATATTAGTGCCAGTCTTGATAGCAgttgctctgaaaaaaaagcaattcgTGACTTTATGAAAGCAAGCGAAATATTGATGCAaagaaattcagcagatcttggAAAAATAAGAGAGCTGTTCCAGAAATATGGCTACAAACCACATGTCAAAGACTCTACAG aagaggaggaggaggaggaggaagttaACCGTGAATCAGCAATGTCTGTCCAGAATAAAtctgatgaagaaaaagcaaatgatgTACCTCATCTATCTGCTTGTACTGAGAAGCCACTGTTGCCCAAAGACCCACTGCACAACCTCCAGCTTTCTGATTTTGGCCTTTCACAGTACGCTTTCTCCAGGCCTTGGAGTGCAGTGAAAGCACAGCACACAACAAGTGCACATCAACAAAAGCCAAAGAATGAGACTCCACTAAACCTGCGAACACCCCGTGCTTTGCCCAAAACACCGAAATGTAAGCTGAAGATGGATGATTATGAGTGTGTGACACCAAAACTTGAACACTTTGGCATTAGTGAACATACCATGTGTATGAATGAAGATTATACGATGTCACTTATTCATAAAACTTCGCAGACAATCAAAAA GTTGGTTAAAGGAGATGATAATGGAGGGAATTTGCCAGAAATGACAGTCAGGGAAATCATGGTTACTCCTGCATCAAAATCAAGTACGAGAGCTGAGAATG CAGCTGACTGGATGGCTTCTCCTATGGTATTTGTGTTCTGTACTCCTGATGTGAAGGTCTCTTGCAAAACAAATAGTACAGTATCATCAAGGTCGCCAGAGACAAAGGAACAGCCTTTTCCCAGTCATGCAGCAACACCACAGTGTCCAGATTTTCAAACAAGATGGCTAAAAGCAGAAGCTAAG CAGCAGGTAAAGCCAGGGGGGAAGATTGAGTCAATGACAAAGAAGGATGCAAAAGATACACAATACAAAGAAGATAGAATTCCTTTTGCTGGGCGCTCTGATGAGAATCTTAAACATTTTGGGGACTCTTCCCCTCCCAAACTGAAACACTATGACCAGTTACTCAATACTCCTCCACCTCCAGAAATAACAAGGATACCAGATGATGTTCTAAAG ATTCTTTCCCAATATAATCATAAGGTAGACTCTTCTAAAGCCAAGGAAATGGAGACCAAGGCAGGAAATACTACAAGATATGAAAGTGATTCCACTGATTACTGCAACAAAGAGAACAG
- the SKA3 gene encoding spindle and kinetochore-associated protein 3 isoform X10 has product MDVTRGFFGKLRDLALTVEKDVKQLERAMLREDVDYEDESPTTVLHDLHCEIKTQKEDISASLDSSCSEKKAIRDFMKASEILMQRNSADLGKIRELFQKYGYKPHVKDSTEEEEEEEVNRESAMSVQNKSDEEKANDVPHLSACTEKPLLPKDPLHNLQLSDFGLSQYAFSRPWSAVKAQHTTSAHQQKPKNETPLNLRTPRALPKTPKCKLKMDDYECVTPKLEHFGISEHTMCMNEDYTMSLIHKTSQTIKKLVKGDDNGGNLPEMTVREIMVTPASKSSTRAENAADWMASPMVFVFCTPDVKVSCKTNSTVSSRSPETKEQPFPSHAATPQCPDFQTRWLKAEAKQQVKPGGKIESMTKKDAKDTQYKEDRIPFAGRSDENLKHFGDSSPPKLKHYDQLLNTPPPPEITRIPDDVLKILSQYNHKVDSSKAKEMETKAGNTTRYESDSTDYCNKENRGYRGVFRPNI; this is encoded by the exons ATGGACGTGACCAGGGGCTTCTTCGGCAAGCTGCGGGACCTGGCCCTCACGGTGGAGAAGGATGTGAAGCAGCTGGAGCGGGCCATGCTCCGGGAGGACGTGG ACTACGAAGATGAATCTCCAACAACAGTCTTGCATGACCTCCACTGTGAAATCAAGACTCAGAAG GAAGATATTAGTGCCAGTCTTGATAGCAgttgctctgaaaaaaaagcaattcgTGACTTTATGAAAGCAAGCGAAATATTGATGCAaagaaattcagcagatcttggAAAAATAAGAGAGCTGTTCCAGAAATATGGCTACAAACCACATGTCAAAGACTCTACAG aggaggaggaggaggaggaagttaACCGTGAATCAGCAATGTCTGTCCAGAATAAAtctgatgaagaaaaagcaaatgatgTACCTCATCTATCTGCTTGTACTGAGAAGCCACTGTTGCCCAAAGACCCACTGCACAACCTCCAGCTTTCTGATTTTGGCCTTTCACAGTACGCTTTCTCCAGGCCTTGGAGTGCAGTGAAAGCACAGCACACAACAAGTGCACATCAACAAAAGCCAAAGAATGAGACTCCACTAAACCTGCGAACACCCCGTGCTTTGCCCAAAACACCGAAATGTAAGCTGAAGATGGATGATTATGAGTGTGTGACACCAAAACTTGAACACTTTGGCATTAGTGAACATACCATGTGTATGAATGAAGATTATACGATGTCACTTATTCATAAAACTTCGCAGACAATCAAAAA GTTGGTTAAAGGAGATGATAATGGAGGGAATTTGCCAGAAATGACAGTCAGGGAAATCATGGTTACTCCTGCATCAAAATCAAGTACGAGAGCTGAGAATG CAGCTGACTGGATGGCTTCTCCTATGGTATTTGTGTTCTGTACTCCTGATGTGAAGGTCTCTTGCAAAACAAATAGTACAGTATCATCAAGGTCGCCAGAGACAAAGGAACAGCCTTTTCCCAGTCATGCAGCAACACCACAGTGTCCAGATTTTCAAACAAGATGGCTAAAAGCAGAAGCTAAG CAGCAGGTAAAGCCAGGGGGGAAGATTGAGTCAATGACAAAGAAGGATGCAAAAGATACACAATACAAAGAAGATAGAATTCCTTTTGCTGGGCGCTCTGATGAGAATCTTAAACATTTTGGGGACTCTTCCCCTCCCAAACTGAAACACTATGACCAGTTACTCAATACTCCTCCACCTCCAGAAATAACAAGGATACCAGATGATGTTCTAAAG ATTCTTTCCCAATATAATCATAAGGTAGACTCTTCTAAAGCCAAGGAAATGGAGACCAAGGCAGGAAATACTACAAGATATGAAAGTGATTCCACTGATTACTGCAACAAAGAGAACAG
- the SKA3 gene encoding spindle and kinetochore-associated protein 3 isoform X8, producing the protein MDVTRGFFGKLRDLALTVEKDVKQLERAMLREDVDYEDESPTTVLHDLHCEIKTQKEDISASLDSSCSEKKAIRDFMKASEILMQRNSADLGKIRELFQKYGYKPHVKDSTEEEEEEEEVNRESAMSVQNKSDEEKANDVPHLSACTEKPLLPKDPLHNLQLSDFGLSQYAFSRPWSAVKAQHTTSAHQQKPKNETPLNLRTPRALPKTPKCKLKMDDYECVTPKLEHFGISEHTMCMNEDYTMSLIHKTSQTIKKLVKGDDNGGNLPEMTVREIMVTPASKSSTRAENAAADWMASPMVFVFCTPDVKVSCKTNSTVSSRSPETKEQPFPSHAATPQCPDFQTRWLKAEAKQQVKPGGKIESMTKKDAKDTQYKEDRIPFAGRSDENLKHFGDSSPPKLKHYDQLLNTPPPPEITRIPDDVLKILSQYNHKVDSSKAKEMETKAGNTTRYESDSTDYCNKENRGYRGVFRPNI; encoded by the exons ATGGACGTGACCAGGGGCTTCTTCGGCAAGCTGCGGGACCTGGCCCTCACGGTGGAGAAGGATGTGAAGCAGCTGGAGCGGGCCATGCTCCGGGAGGACGTGG ACTACGAAGATGAATCTCCAACAACAGTCTTGCATGACCTCCACTGTGAAATCAAGACTCAGAAG GAAGATATTAGTGCCAGTCTTGATAGCAgttgctctgaaaaaaaagcaattcgTGACTTTATGAAAGCAAGCGAAATATTGATGCAaagaaattcagcagatcttggAAAAATAAGAGAGCTGTTCCAGAAATATGGCTACAAACCACATGTCAAAGACTCTACAG aagaggaggaggaggaggaggaagttaACCGTGAATCAGCAATGTCTGTCCAGAATAAAtctgatgaagaaaaagcaaatgatgTACCTCATCTATCTGCTTGTACTGAGAAGCCACTGTTGCCCAAAGACCCACTGCACAACCTCCAGCTTTCTGATTTTGGCCTTTCACAGTACGCTTTCTCCAGGCCTTGGAGTGCAGTGAAAGCACAGCACACAACAAGTGCACATCAACAAAAGCCAAAGAATGAGACTCCACTAAACCTGCGAACACCCCGTGCTTTGCCCAAAACACCGAAATGTAAGCTGAAGATGGATGATTATGAGTGTGTGACACCAAAACTTGAACACTTTGGCATTAGTGAACATACCATGTGTATGAATGAAGATTATACGATGTCACTTATTCATAAAACTTCGCAGACAATCAAAAA GTTGGTTAAAGGAGATGATAATGGAGGGAATTTGCCAGAAATGACAGTCAGGGAAATCATGGTTACTCCTGCATCAAAATCAAGTACGAGAGCTGAGAATG CAGCAGCTGACTGGATGGCTTCTCCTATGGTATTTGTGTTCTGTACTCCTGATGTGAAGGTCTCTTGCAAAACAAATAGTACAGTATCATCAAGGTCGCCAGAGACAAAGGAACAGCCTTTTCCCAGTCATGCAGCAACACCACAGTGTCCAGATTTTCAAACAAGATGGCTAAAAGCAGAAGCTAAG CAGCAGGTAAAGCCAGGGGGGAAGATTGAGTCAATGACAAAGAAGGATGCAAAAGATACACAATACAAAGAAGATAGAATTCCTTTTGCTGGGCGCTCTGATGAGAATCTTAAACATTTTGGGGACTCTTCCCCTCCCAAACTGAAACACTATGACCAGTTACTCAATACTCCTCCACCTCCAGAAATAACAAGGATACCAGATGATGTTCTAAAG ATTCTTTCCCAATATAATCATAAGGTAGACTCTTCTAAAGCCAAGGAAATGGAGACCAAGGCAGGAAATACTACAAGATATGAAAGTGATTCCACTGATTACTGCAACAAAGAGAACAG
- the SKA3 gene encoding spindle and kinetochore-associated protein 3 isoform X5, whose amino-acid sequence MDVTRGFFGKLRDLALTVEKDVKQLERAMLREDVDYEDESPTTVLHDLHCEIKTQKEDISASLDSSCSEKKAIRDFMKASEILMQRNSADLGKIRELFQKYGYKPHVKDSTEEEEEEVNRESAMSVQNKSDEEKANDVPHLSACTEKPLLPKDPLHNLQLSDFGLSQYAFSRPWSAVKAQHTTSAHQQKPKNETPLNLRTPRALPKTPKCKLKMDDYECVTPKLEHFGISEHTMCMNEDYTMSLIHKTSQTIKKLVKGDDNGGNLPEMTVREIMVTPASKSSTRAENAAADWMASPMVFVFCTPDVKVSCKTNSTVSSRSPETKEQPFPSHAATPQCPDFQTRWLKAEAKQQVKPGGKIESMTKKDAKDTQYKEDRIPFAGRSDENLKHFGDSSPPKLKHYDQLLNTPPPPEITRIPDDVLKILSQYNHKVDSSKAKEMETKAGNTTRYESDSTDYCNKENSNLKLSFCPCECWIRCKGRARTGSHLLAVPALRKD is encoded by the exons ATGGACGTGACCAGGGGCTTCTTCGGCAAGCTGCGGGACCTGGCCCTCACGGTGGAGAAGGATGTGAAGCAGCTGGAGCGGGCCATGCTCCGGGAGGACGTGG ACTACGAAGATGAATCTCCAACAACAGTCTTGCATGACCTCCACTGTGAAATCAAGACTCAGAAG GAAGATATTAGTGCCAGTCTTGATAGCAgttgctctgaaaaaaaagcaattcgTGACTTTATGAAAGCAAGCGAAATATTGATGCAaagaaattcagcagatcttggAAAAATAAGAGAGCTGTTCCAGAAATATGGCTACAAACCACATGTCAAAGACTCTACAG aggaggaggaggaggaagttaACCGTGAATCAGCAATGTCTGTCCAGAATAAAtctgatgaagaaaaagcaaatgatgTACCTCATCTATCTGCTTGTACTGAGAAGCCACTGTTGCCCAAAGACCCACTGCACAACCTCCAGCTTTCTGATTTTGGCCTTTCACAGTACGCTTTCTCCAGGCCTTGGAGTGCAGTGAAAGCACAGCACACAACAAGTGCACATCAACAAAAGCCAAAGAATGAGACTCCACTAAACCTGCGAACACCCCGTGCTTTGCCCAAAACACCGAAATGTAAGCTGAAGATGGATGATTATGAGTGTGTGACACCAAAACTTGAACACTTTGGCATTAGTGAACATACCATGTGTATGAATGAAGATTATACGATGTCACTTATTCATAAAACTTCGCAGACAATCAAAAA GTTGGTTAAAGGAGATGATAATGGAGGGAATTTGCCAGAAATGACAGTCAGGGAAATCATGGTTACTCCTGCATCAAAATCAAGTACGAGAGCTGAGAATG CAGCAGCTGACTGGATGGCTTCTCCTATGGTATTTGTGTTCTGTACTCCTGATGTGAAGGTCTCTTGCAAAACAAATAGTACAGTATCATCAAGGTCGCCAGAGACAAAGGAACAGCCTTTTCCCAGTCATGCAGCAACACCACAGTGTCCAGATTTTCAAACAAGATGGCTAAAAGCAGAAGCTAAG CAGCAGGTAAAGCCAGGGGGGAAGATTGAGTCAATGACAAAGAAGGATGCAAAAGATACACAATACAAAGAAGATAGAATTCCTTTTGCTGGGCGCTCTGATGAGAATCTTAAACATTTTGGGGACTCTTCCCCTCCCAAACTGAAACACTATGACCAGTTACTCAATACTCCTCCACCTCCAGAAATAACAAGGATACCAGATGATGTTCTAAAG ATTCTTTCCCAATATAATCATAAGGTAGACTCTTCTAAAGCCAAGGAAATGGAGACCAAGGCAGGAAATACTACAAGATATGAAAGTGATTCCACTGATTACTGCAACAAAGAGAACAG
- the SKA3 gene encoding spindle and kinetochore-associated protein 3 isoform X7 — protein MDVTRGFFGKLRDLALTVEKDVKQLERAMLREDVDYEDESPTTVLHDLHCEIKTQKEDISASLDSSCSEKKAIRDFMKASEILMQRNSADLGKIRELFQKYGYKPHVKDSTEEEEEEEEVNRESAMSVQNKSDEEKANDVPHLSACTEKPLLPKDPLHNLQLSDFGLSQYAFSRPWSAVKAQHTTSAHQQKPKNETPLNLRTPRALPKTPKCKLKMDDYECVTPKLEHFGISEHTMCMNEDYTMSLIHKTSQTIKKLVKGDDNGGNLPEMTVREIMVTPASKSSTRAENAAADWMASPMVFVFCTPDVKVSCKTNSTVSSRSPETKEQPFPSHAATPQCPDFQTRWLKAEAKQQVKPGGKIESMTKKDAKDTQYKEDRIPFAGRSDENLKHFGDSSPPKLKHYDQLLNTPPPPEITRIPDDVLKILSQYNHKVDSSKAKEMETKAGNTTRYESDSTDYCNKENRLCTSALPFRVI, from the exons ATGGACGTGACCAGGGGCTTCTTCGGCAAGCTGCGGGACCTGGCCCTCACGGTGGAGAAGGATGTGAAGCAGCTGGAGCGGGCCATGCTCCGGGAGGACGTGG ACTACGAAGATGAATCTCCAACAACAGTCTTGCATGACCTCCACTGTGAAATCAAGACTCAGAAG GAAGATATTAGTGCCAGTCTTGATAGCAgttgctctgaaaaaaaagcaattcgTGACTTTATGAAAGCAAGCGAAATATTGATGCAaagaaattcagcagatcttggAAAAATAAGAGAGCTGTTCCAGAAATATGGCTACAAACCACATGTCAAAGACTCTACAG aagaggaggaggaggaggaggaagttaACCGTGAATCAGCAATGTCTGTCCAGAATAAAtctgatgaagaaaaagcaaatgatgTACCTCATCTATCTGCTTGTACTGAGAAGCCACTGTTGCCCAAAGACCCACTGCACAACCTCCAGCTTTCTGATTTTGGCCTTTCACAGTACGCTTTCTCCAGGCCTTGGAGTGCAGTGAAAGCACAGCACACAACAAGTGCACATCAACAAAAGCCAAAGAATGAGACTCCACTAAACCTGCGAACACCCCGTGCTTTGCCCAAAACACCGAAATGTAAGCTGAAGATGGATGATTATGAGTGTGTGACACCAAAACTTGAACACTTTGGCATTAGTGAACATACCATGTGTATGAATGAAGATTATACGATGTCACTTATTCATAAAACTTCGCAGACAATCAAAAA GTTGGTTAAAGGAGATGATAATGGAGGGAATTTGCCAGAAATGACAGTCAGGGAAATCATGGTTACTCCTGCATCAAAATCAAGTACGAGAGCTGAGAATG CAGCAGCTGACTGGATGGCTTCTCCTATGGTATTTGTGTTCTGTACTCCTGATGTGAAGGTCTCTTGCAAAACAAATAGTACAGTATCATCAAGGTCGCCAGAGACAAAGGAACAGCCTTTTCCCAGTCATGCAGCAACACCACAGTGTCCAGATTTTCAAACAAGATGGCTAAAAGCAGAAGCTAAG CAGCAGGTAAAGCCAGGGGGGAAGATTGAGTCAATGACAAAGAAGGATGCAAAAGATACACAATACAAAGAAGATAGAATTCCTTTTGCTGGGCGCTCTGATGAGAATCTTAAACATTTTGGGGACTCTTCCCCTCCCAAACTGAAACACTATGACCAGTTACTCAATACTCCTCCACCTCCAGAAATAACAAGGATACCAGATGATGTTCTAAAG ATTCTTTCCCAATATAATCATAAGGTAGACTCTTCTAAAGCCAAGGAAATGGAGACCAAGGCAGGAAATACTACAAGATATGAAAGTGATTCCACTGATTACTGCAACAAAGAGAACAG
- the SKA3 gene encoding spindle and kinetochore-associated protein 3 isoform X4, whose translation MDVTRGFFGKLRDLALTVEKDVKQLERAMLREDVDYEDESPTTVLHDLHCEIKTQKEDISASLDSSCSEKKAIRDFMKASEILMQRNSADLGKIRELFQKYGYKPHVKDSTEEEEEEEEVNRESAMSVQNKSDEEKANDVPHLSACTEKPLLPKDPLHNLQLSDFGLSQYAFSRPWSAVKAQHTTSAHQQKPKNETPLNLRTPRALPKTPKCKLKMDDYECVTPKLEHFGISEHTMCMNEDYTMSLIHKTSQTIKKLVKGDDNGGNLPEMTVREIMVTPASKSSTRAENAAADWMASPMVFVFCTPDVKVSCKTNSTVSSRSPETKEQPFPSHAATPQCPDFQTRWLKAEAKQVKPGGKIESMTKKDAKDTQYKEDRIPFAGRSDENLKHFGDSSPPKLKHYDQLLNTPPPPEITRIPDDVLKILSQYNHKVDSSKAKEMETKAGNTTRYESDSTDYCNKENSNLKLSFCPCECWIRCKGRARTGSHLLAVPALRKD comes from the exons ATGGACGTGACCAGGGGCTTCTTCGGCAAGCTGCGGGACCTGGCCCTCACGGTGGAGAAGGATGTGAAGCAGCTGGAGCGGGCCATGCTCCGGGAGGACGTGG ACTACGAAGATGAATCTCCAACAACAGTCTTGCATGACCTCCACTGTGAAATCAAGACTCAGAAG GAAGATATTAGTGCCAGTCTTGATAGCAgttgctctgaaaaaaaagcaattcgTGACTTTATGAAAGCAAGCGAAATATTGATGCAaagaaattcagcagatcttggAAAAATAAGAGAGCTGTTCCAGAAATATGGCTACAAACCACATGTCAAAGACTCTACAG aagaggaggaggaggaggaggaagttaACCGTGAATCAGCAATGTCTGTCCAGAATAAAtctgatgaagaaaaagcaaatgatgTACCTCATCTATCTGCTTGTACTGAGAAGCCACTGTTGCCCAAAGACCCACTGCACAACCTCCAGCTTTCTGATTTTGGCCTTTCACAGTACGCTTTCTCCAGGCCTTGGAGTGCAGTGAAAGCACAGCACACAACAAGTGCACATCAACAAAAGCCAAAGAATGAGACTCCACTAAACCTGCGAACACCCCGTGCTTTGCCCAAAACACCGAAATGTAAGCTGAAGATGGATGATTATGAGTGTGTGACACCAAAACTTGAACACTTTGGCATTAGTGAACATACCATGTGTATGAATGAAGATTATACGATGTCACTTATTCATAAAACTTCGCAGACAATCAAAAA GTTGGTTAAAGGAGATGATAATGGAGGGAATTTGCCAGAAATGACAGTCAGGGAAATCATGGTTACTCCTGCATCAAAATCAAGTACGAGAGCTGAGAATG CAGCAGCTGACTGGATGGCTTCTCCTATGGTATTTGTGTTCTGTACTCCTGATGTGAAGGTCTCTTGCAAAACAAATAGTACAGTATCATCAAGGTCGCCAGAGACAAAGGAACAGCCTTTTCCCAGTCATGCAGCAACACCACAGTGTCCAGATTTTCAAACAAGATGGCTAAAAGCAGAAGCTAAG CAGGTAAAGCCAGGGGGGAAGATTGAGTCAATGACAAAGAAGGATGCAAAAGATACACAATACAAAGAAGATAGAATTCCTTTTGCTGGGCGCTCTGATGAGAATCTTAAACATTTTGGGGACTCTTCCCCTCCCAAACTGAAACACTATGACCAGTTACTCAATACTCCTCCACCTCCAGAAATAACAAGGATACCAGATGATGTTCTAAAG ATTCTTTCCCAATATAATCATAAGGTAGACTCTTCTAAAGCCAAGGAAATGGAGACCAAGGCAGGAAATACTACAAGATATGAAAGTGATTCCACTGATTACTGCAACAAAGAGAACAG
- the SKA3 gene encoding spindle and kinetochore-associated protein 3 isoform X1, giving the protein MDVTRGFFGKLRDLALTVEKDVKQLERAMLREDVDYEDESPTTVLHDLHCEIKTQKEDISASLDSSCSEKKAIRDFMKASEILMQRNSADLGKIRELFQKYGYKPHVKDSTEEEEEEEEVNRESAMSVQNKSDEEKANDVPHLSACTEKPLLPKDPLHNLQLSDFGLSQYAFSRPWSAVKAQHTTSAHQQKPKNETPLNLRTPRALPKTPKCKLKMDDYECVTPKLEHFGISEHTMCMNEDYTMSLIHKTSQTIKKLVKGDDNGGNLPEMTVREIMVTPASKSSTRAENAAADWMASPMVFVFCTPDVKVSCKTNSTVSSRSPETKEQPFPSHAATPQCPDFQTRWLKAEAKQQVKPGGKIESMTKKDAKDTQYKEDRIPFAGRSDENLKHFGDSSPPKLKHYDQLLNTPPPPEITRIPDDVLKILSQYNHKVDSSKAKEMETKAGNTTRYESDSTDYCNKENSNLKLSFCPCECWIRCKGRARTGSHLLAVPALRKD; this is encoded by the exons ATGGACGTGACCAGGGGCTTCTTCGGCAAGCTGCGGGACCTGGCCCTCACGGTGGAGAAGGATGTGAAGCAGCTGGAGCGGGCCATGCTCCGGGAGGACGTGG ACTACGAAGATGAATCTCCAACAACAGTCTTGCATGACCTCCACTGTGAAATCAAGACTCAGAAG GAAGATATTAGTGCCAGTCTTGATAGCAgttgctctgaaaaaaaagcaattcgTGACTTTATGAAAGCAAGCGAAATATTGATGCAaagaaattcagcagatcttggAAAAATAAGAGAGCTGTTCCAGAAATATGGCTACAAACCACATGTCAAAGACTCTACAG aagaggaggaggaggaggaggaagttaACCGTGAATCAGCAATGTCTGTCCAGAATAAAtctgatgaagaaaaagcaaatgatgTACCTCATCTATCTGCTTGTACTGAGAAGCCACTGTTGCCCAAAGACCCACTGCACAACCTCCAGCTTTCTGATTTTGGCCTTTCACAGTACGCTTTCTCCAGGCCTTGGAGTGCAGTGAAAGCACAGCACACAACAAGTGCACATCAACAAAAGCCAAAGAATGAGACTCCACTAAACCTGCGAACACCCCGTGCTTTGCCCAAAACACCGAAATGTAAGCTGAAGATGGATGATTATGAGTGTGTGACACCAAAACTTGAACACTTTGGCATTAGTGAACATACCATGTGTATGAATGAAGATTATACGATGTCACTTATTCATAAAACTTCGCAGACAATCAAAAA GTTGGTTAAAGGAGATGATAATGGAGGGAATTTGCCAGAAATGACAGTCAGGGAAATCATGGTTACTCCTGCATCAAAATCAAGTACGAGAGCTGAGAATG CAGCAGCTGACTGGATGGCTTCTCCTATGGTATTTGTGTTCTGTACTCCTGATGTGAAGGTCTCTTGCAAAACAAATAGTACAGTATCATCAAGGTCGCCAGAGACAAAGGAACAGCCTTTTCCCAGTCATGCAGCAACACCACAGTGTCCAGATTTTCAAACAAGATGGCTAAAAGCAGAAGCTAAG CAGCAGGTAAAGCCAGGGGGGAAGATTGAGTCAATGACAAAGAAGGATGCAAAAGATACACAATACAAAGAAGATAGAATTCCTTTTGCTGGGCGCTCTGATGAGAATCTTAAACATTTTGGGGACTCTTCCCCTCCCAAACTGAAACACTATGACCAGTTACTCAATACTCCTCCACCTCCAGAAATAACAAGGATACCAGATGATGTTCTAAAG ATTCTTTCCCAATATAATCATAAGGTAGACTCTTCTAAAGCCAAGGAAATGGAGACCAAGGCAGGAAATACTACAAGATATGAAAGTGATTCCACTGATTACTGCAACAAAGAGAACAG